A window of the Bacteroides thetaiotaomicron VPI-5482 genome harbors these coding sequences:
- a CDS encoding BT_3044 domain-containing protein, with product MKKIVTIILCSALVVISGCDNYDFAQEQFRKEVNLLSNSSLVYDRQVAELQQGGDTLFVVASLSGSQASDESFTVALQNSDTLLRAYNKSNFDINKARFAKYLPEECYEFPTMEMTIPAGSSKAMFPVYLKNLDKISPDSIYFLEYKIDSLKTPDCNPKKRHVLLRIHKENYYASTQTATYYNYTSSTIIIPNTDGTSEVRRPTNSNRVFPVSENSVRLMAGDESFSDYTTALDIINKGSIILEMGEQLPENPLAKELTILPYKDIDVMQLTPIGEYDNTYLLNVIRTPDGRATYYKEFRLHYKYRLQPTDRYREVNAKLRYQFNPRVENL from the coding sequence ATGAAGAAGATAGTAACTATAATTCTTTGCTCTGCTTTGGTTGTAATAAGTGGTTGCGATAACTATGATTTCGCTCAGGAACAATTCCGCAAAGAAGTAAATTTGCTCAGTAATTCGAGCCTGGTGTATGATCGCCAGGTAGCCGAGTTGCAGCAGGGAGGAGATACCCTTTTCGTGGTGGCTTCATTAAGTGGTTCGCAGGCTTCCGATGAATCGTTTACAGTAGCACTGCAAAACTCTGATACATTGTTGAGAGCTTACAACAAATCTAATTTCGATATCAATAAAGCACGCTTCGCGAAGTATTTACCGGAAGAATGTTATGAGTTTCCGACTATGGAAATGACTATTCCTGCCGGCTCTTCCAAAGCGATGTTTCCGGTGTATCTGAAAAATCTGGATAAGATTTCACCCGACTCCATTTATTTTCTCGAATATAAGATTGATTCGCTGAAGACACCGGACTGTAATCCGAAGAAGCGACACGTGCTGCTTCGCATTCATAAGGAAAATTATTATGCATCCACACAAACGGCAACATATTACAATTATACGAGTAGTACCATTATTATTCCGAATACGGATGGAACCAGTGAAGTCCGTCGTCCGACGAATTCCAATCGTGTATTTCCTGTTTCGGAGAATTCCGTACGTCTGATGGCAGGCGATGAAAGTTTCAGTGATTATACCACTGCACTGGATATCATCAATAAAGGAAGCATCATTCTGGAAATGGGAGAACAGTTGCCCGAGAATCCGCTGGCAAAAGAGCTTACTATTCTGCCCTATAAGGATATCGACGTAATGCAATTGACTCCCATTGGAGAGTATGACAATACGTATTTGCTGAATGTCATCCGGACGCCCGACGGACGTGCCACTTATTATAAGGAGTTCCGTCTCCATTACAAATACCGTTTGCAGCCTACAGACCGATACAGGGAAGTAAATGCCAAACTGAGATACCAATTCAATCCAAGAGTAGAAAACTTGTAA
- a CDS encoding BACON domain-containing protein: MKKNILIIGLAGVLGTFIALSSCGPDYETEFSVLSLTIPSESQAAIVFPLAGGEHEIEVETNVALDNWTASSNAGWCKLQKHEGKVTVSADENEDYKQRIAEITIAYGHQSFSINVKQFGLEPVIEVEGLTADGMKIVDSKATSLTIPVNTNLNLDVITVPDTCDWVRFNEPEQPKAKKSQKAEKAENTVKKNLTFTLDQNTDTLVRYCTVTLQSSQNYNCVGTLIIKQQPRGYIVDIDESKKEYQVKATGETITIPFKVNGPADAYTYEVEASAREWITPLPATRGMRDASESFIIQPNTVEEERVGHITFRSTDPIEPNEFTVTVTQEKFIPVPPEGVKNPTATPGAGFIKLKWEMPVNVNFTKMKVIYHDPVTKEDKELEIADNTTNLFIVDNTFKCGGEYEFTIKTYGPTGMETEQPAVVRGTSGESVIKAPIALTVDMFSANATEPSEGSLAALVDDNINTYYHTIWSGTSPNKQPHYLQINMSELPLQSLRFEYDGRNNGNGAGDVKRVGIWGSDNNNTWTLMGKETYTLPGSRGQHVEPNENIKAGKPYKYIRFIPEARRDADPIDPSGGNGWWNMAGIYLYKINDHDEAWARKELGI, encoded by the coding sequence ATGAAAAAAAATATACTAATCATCGGGCTGGCAGGAGTTTTGGGAACGTTCATTGCGCTTTCTTCCTGTGGTCCCGATTATGAAACGGAGTTCAGTGTGTTGTCTTTGACTATCCCTAGCGAGAGTCAGGCAGCTATCGTTTTCCCCCTTGCCGGTGGTGAGCATGAGATAGAAGTGGAGACCAATGTGGCGCTTGATAACTGGACGGCAAGTTCGAATGCCGGATGGTGCAAGTTACAAAAACATGAAGGTAAAGTCACCGTATCTGCTGACGAAAATGAGGATTATAAACAGCGCATAGCGGAGATTACGATAGCTTACGGTCATCAGAGCTTTTCTATTAATGTCAAACAGTTCGGCCTGGAACCGGTGATCGAAGTGGAAGGATTGACGGCCGATGGAATGAAAATCGTAGATTCTAAAGCGACTTCTCTGACTATTCCGGTAAATACCAATCTGAATCTGGATGTTATTACTGTGCCGGATACTTGTGATTGGGTACGTTTTAACGAACCGGAGCAGCCGAAGGCTAAGAAATCACAGAAAGCAGAAAAAGCAGAGAACACAGTCAAGAAGAACCTGACATTTACTTTGGATCAGAATACCGATACCCTTGTGCGGTATTGTACAGTCACTCTGCAGTCGTCACAAAACTATAATTGTGTCGGTACACTCATTATCAAGCAGCAGCCGAGAGGATATATTGTTGACATTGACGAATCAAAGAAGGAATATCAGGTGAAAGCTACCGGAGAAACAATCACGATTCCATTTAAAGTAAATGGTCCTGCAGATGCGTATACTTATGAAGTGGAGGCTTCTGCCCGTGAATGGATTACGCCTTTGCCTGCCACGAGAGGTATGCGCGATGCTTCCGAAAGTTTCATTATCCAGCCTAATACTGTAGAGGAAGAACGGGTGGGACACATCACATTCAGAAGCACTGATCCGATAGAGCCTAATGAGTTCACTGTCACCGTTACACAGGAGAAATTCATTCCGGTTCCTCCCGAAGGGGTGAAGAATCCGACAGCTACTCCGGGAGCGGGATTTATTAAGTTGAAATGGGAGATGCCTGTAAATGTGAATTTTACAAAGATGAAAGTCATCTATCATGATCCGGTGACGAAAGAGGATAAGGAACTGGAAATCGCAGATAATACTACCAACTTATTTATCGTAGATAACACATTCAAATGTGGCGGTGAATATGAGTTTACTATCAAAACGTATGGTCCTACAGGCATGGAGACGGAACAACCTGCCGTCGTAAGAGGAACTTCCGGGGAGTCCGTTATCAAGGCACCTATTGCTCTTACGGTCGATATGTTCTCTGCCAATGCGACCGAACCGTCCGAAGGATCACTTGCAGCTTTAGTCGATGATAATATAAATACCTATTATCACACGATATGGAGTGGAACATCACCCAATAAGCAACCTCATTATCTGCAAATCAATATGTCGGAATTGCCATTGCAGTCCTTGCGCTTTGAGTATGATGGCCGAAATAATGGTAATGGTGCCGGGGACGTAAAACGTGTAGGTATCTGGGGAAGTGACAATAACAATACCTGGACGCTGATGGGTAAAGAGACTTATACACTGCCCGGCAGCAGAGGACAGCACGTTGAACCTAATGAGAATATAAAAGCCGGCAAACCATATAAATACATTCGCTTTATTCCGGAAGCTCGTCGTGATGCCGATCCGATAGATCCGAGCGGAGGAAACGGCTGGTGGAATATGGCTGGTATCTATCTTTATAAGATAAACGATCATGATGAGGCTTGGGCAAGAAAAGAACTAGGCATCTGA
- a CDS encoding tetratricopeptide repeat protein — MKTKKLNIILLVLLLICTAVGCHSRQKPDIRPHPVNLSADSFYQQAVAILQSSYDVDSTRKCISLLDRALSIDSLNPDYYGTKAKLLAEMGELDSALHVQTLAMERKAITGEYLFQLGLFQAAKDMNADAHQSFGKSLEILRAVLEQYPDSLGAFILEESANALYQGADSIYMKDIDGIRKRFPNRLLEIEMIRRLKPHSLVKQIKKIQIENEYNIDFDLDSLVNEMEKQQKL; from the coding sequence ATGAAAACAAAGAAACTGAATATCATATTACTTGTTTTGCTGCTAATCTGCACAGCCGTCGGTTGTCATTCACGGCAGAAACCGGACATTCGTCCCCATCCCGTAAATCTCAGTGCCGACAGTTTTTATCAACAGGCGGTAGCCATCCTGCAATCGTCTTATGATGTCGATTCCACCCGGAAGTGTATCAGCCTTCTGGACCGGGCACTGTCGATTGACAGTCTCAACCCCGATTATTATGGTACCAAAGCTAAACTACTGGCTGAGATGGGGGAGCTGGATTCCGCATTGCATGTCCAGACTTTGGCAATGGAGAGAAAAGCGATAACAGGAGAATACCTGTTTCAGTTAGGATTGTTTCAGGCGGCTAAAGATATGAATGCTGATGCGCATCAAAGTTTCGGAAAAAGTCTGGAAATTCTGCGGGCAGTGCTCGAACAATATCCTGACAGTTTGGGAGCATTTATTCTTGAAGAATCCGCCAATGCGCTTTATCAGGGAGCAGACAGCATTTATATGAAAGACATCGATGGCATTCGCAAACGTTTCCCGAACAGGCTTCTGGAAATAGAGATGATCCGAAGGTTGAAGCCGCATTCGCTGGTGAAGCAAATCAAAAAGATTCAGATAGAGAATGAATATAACATTGACTTCGATTTGGATAGTTTGGTCAACGAAATGGAAAAACAACAAAAATTATAA
- a CDS encoding M60 family metallopeptidase — translation MLLDKVKHILCISLILLVGVTTLYACKSDDKELQGEPVLQVQKSIGFKKEGGEVAVPVKSNREWNASVTEGKEWLTARKASDTELTVSATSSPEKGVREGNITIANNALTAKLRVVQTGGDLIIEVAEESRVIQVAGTGNDHLEVNLLSNTDYEVVIPEEAKDWITEKEVPDTRADLASSTRIFSIASNPLTTERNATIKFVSKENTNIYDQSEIKQQKKSSDISGVNPEKDIKLKVTGGYDTDHQPGQDISKSYDGQFGGTCYHSTWSQSAKFPVTLEYQFDQNQLTLDYILYHSRNGNGNFGAFELYIKPQGSTDFIHIQDYDFKGAGGSHRILLNDPVVPAAVQFKVKSGLNDFVSCDEMEFFHAAENPLDEQLITVFTDRSCSELLPDASDEAINRLPAFFNVLAKSLQSNTYPEAEKRFRIQSYQAYSVPEYWGDKLRTNYYSPLCNPTGIITNAGEEMVVLADGIPQGESISLRCCSDLGPDGEERFLKNGINKFSFSRAGNLFVIYQKLDPRGMPAVKIHFPPQYVEITEHARVGFNVWDLTVDKTDDLFREYIRKAKSVTLDGSDKCVFVLKGRKILFTALKDLLQNQDNFKQYGVVRGMERWDNLIDWEQELAAIDTYSNTGEFNSLMHVTTFTDGLYATNYYINMAAGDVSTKDGWGFKNNFDPRDMDKNQDNEWGPGHELGHMHQGAINWPSTTESSNNLFSNYVVYKINQWGSRGSSIGTLAVYRYAPPTPWSRFMHPRDPNTLAFTPQDMTSDDANKYGLYQGEASEMHMRLNQQLWTYFERIGKKPNTIRKIFEQGRTPEFWLPFNDPGAAQLMYARNVAKAANMDMTEFFDAWGFFIPVSFKLYAYGSFSYTVTQDMINQTLAYMKTFSTKCPPIEYIEDRRYQVGAKGNQKGISEDGGDVGYFETFQNNVKITKTVSYTVSGRTYTVTNGEQAVAFELIKDGKKVWFANRFVFTVPAEADIEGAELYAVQADGQRIKANK, via the coding sequence ATGTTATTGGATAAGGTAAAACACATACTATGTATCTCTCTTATTCTGCTGGTGGGAGTCACTACTCTCTATGCTTGCAAGAGTGATGATAAGGAGCTGCAGGGAGAGCCGGTGCTGCAAGTTCAGAAATCCATTGGATTCAAGAAAGAGGGTGGGGAAGTAGCCGTACCTGTCAAATCGAACCGGGAGTGGAATGCATCGGTAACTGAGGGAAAAGAATGGCTGACGGCAAGGAAAGCATCGGATACAGAACTGACGGTTTCGGCAACATCCAGTCCCGAAAAAGGAGTCAGAGAAGGAAATATTACTATCGCCAATAATGCGCTGACTGCTAAACTCAGAGTTGTGCAGACAGGCGGTGACCTGATCATTGAAGTGGCTGAAGAGAGCCGTGTCATTCAGGTGGCGGGAACAGGAAACGATCATCTGGAAGTCAACTTGCTTTCCAATACAGACTATGAAGTAGTTATTCCGGAGGAAGCCAAAGACTGGATTACCGAGAAAGAAGTACCTGATACAAGAGCCGATCTGGCATCCAGTACACGAATATTCTCCATTGCTTCCAATCCTCTGACTACAGAAAGGAATGCTACGATCAAGTTTGTATCCAAAGAAAATACAAACATTTATGACCAGTCGGAAATCAAACAACAAAAGAAATCGAGTGATATTTCGGGTGTAAATCCGGAGAAGGATATAAAGTTGAAAGTTACCGGTGGATACGACACCGACCATCAGCCGGGGCAGGATATATCGAAGTCTTATGACGGTCAGTTCGGCGGAACCTGTTACCATTCCACATGGAGTCAATCTGCAAAATTCCCCGTTACTCTTGAATATCAGTTCGATCAGAATCAGCTTACGCTAGACTATATCCTATATCACAGCCGGAATGGTAACGGTAATTTCGGAGCATTCGAACTTTACATCAAGCCTCAAGGAAGTACGGATTTTATTCATATACAAGATTATGATTTTAAAGGAGCAGGAGGCAGCCATAGGATATTGCTGAACGATCCGGTTGTACCTGCGGCTGTTCAATTCAAAGTTAAAAGCGGATTAAATGATTTCGTCAGTTGCGACGAGATGGAATTTTTCCATGCTGCGGAAAATCCGCTTGACGAACAACTGATAACAGTATTCACCGACCGTTCATGCAGTGAACTCCTCCCGGACGCTTCCGACGAAGCCATCAATCGGCTTCCGGCATTCTTCAATGTGCTGGCAAAGTCTTTGCAGAGCAATACTTATCCCGAAGCGGAAAAGAGATTCAGGATACAGTCATATCAGGCATACAGTGTGCCCGAATATTGGGGAGATAAATTGAGAACCAATTACTACTCGCCTCTTTGCAACCCTACCGGTATCATAACCAATGCGGGTGAAGAGATGGTCGTTTTAGCAGACGGCATACCGCAAGGTGAATCCATTTCACTAAGGTGTTGTTCGGATCTGGGGCCCGACGGTGAAGAACGATTCCTGAAAAACGGAATCAACAAGTTTTCTTTCTCACGTGCGGGAAATCTGTTTGTCATCTATCAGAAACTTGATCCCCGTGGCATGCCGGCAGTGAAAATACATTTTCCGCCCCAGTATGTGGAGATAACGGAACATGCGCGTGTAGGCTTCAATGTATGGGATCTGACTGTGGATAAAACCGATGATCTGTTCCGTGAATATATCCGGAAGGCAAAATCTGTCACTTTGGACGGATCTGACAAATGTGTATTTGTGCTGAAAGGCAGGAAGATTCTGTTTACAGCACTGAAAGACTTGCTGCAAAATCAGGACAACTTCAAACAGTATGGAGTAGTAAGAGGAATGGAACGATGGGATAACCTGATAGATTGGGAGCAGGAACTGGCTGCCATCGACACCTATTCGAATACGGGAGAATTCAATTCACTGATGCATGTCACTACTTTCACCGACGGACTTTATGCTACCAATTATTACATTAACATGGCAGCCGGTGATGTAAGCACAAAAGACGGATGGGGATTCAAAAACAACTTCGATCCGCGCGATATGGACAAGAATCAGGACAATGAATGGGGACCGGGACATGAACTCGGACATATGCATCAGGGAGCCATCAACTGGCCCAGTACTACGGAATCGAGCAATAATCTCTTTTCTAATTATGTGGTGTACAAGATCAACCAGTGGGGATCACGTGGTAGTTCCATCGGGACATTGGCTGTTTACCGATATGCGCCTCCGACCCCTTGGAGCAGATTCATGCATCCGCGAGACCCGAACACGCTGGCATTTACCCCCCAGGATATGACATCTGATGATGCCAATAAATATGGATTATATCAAGGAGAAGCCTCCGAAATGCACATGCGCCTTAACCAGCAATTGTGGACATACTTCGAACGTATCGGCAAGAAACCGAATACCATCCGTAAGATATTCGAGCAAGGACGTACCCCTGAATTCTGGTTACCTTTCAATGATCCGGGAGCAGCGCAACTGATGTATGCACGCAACGTAGCAAAAGCTGCTAACATGGATATGACCGAATTCTTCGATGCCTGGGGATTCTTTATTCCGGTCAGTTTCAAGTTGTATGCTTACGGAAGCTTTTCATATACCGTGACACAGGATATGATTAATCAGACGCTGGCTTATATGAAAACATTTTCCACTAAATGTCCGCCTATTGAATACATTGAAGACCGAAGATATCAGGTAGGAGCCAAAGGCAATCAAAAAGGTATATCCGAAGATGGAGGAGATGTAGGGTACTTCGAAACATTCCAGAACAATGTGAAAATCACCAAGACTGTAAGTTATACCGTTTCCGGAAGAACATACACTGTGACTAATGGCGAACAGGCGGTTGCTTTCGAATTAATCAAGGATGGCAAAAAAGTATGGTTTGCCAATCGGTTTGTATTTACTGTACCTGCCGAAGCAGACATTGAAGGAGCGGAACTGTACGCTGTTCAGGCGGACGGGCAACGTATTAAAGCAAATAAATAG
- a CDS encoding erythromycin esterase family protein, which yields MKQKLVRIGISGIQKQKERFCLIFPVLLFIFIFPASSIAQTIAEEYNFNFKGGEEQKWSWIKNQTGCFTYIESMQIKKDDNIVYKISYTPPPSKNKNMIFITSCTIMIPEQINGDSCQVSIKSKTREITNAWLTVTALNSNEVAVASEDKKLEHPEWTDNVLSLKLTDGKYKAKALRINIFYFGNSNPDQQICLSDLQINIDGKDLGKQSIEDQTVINTNIHKRLIKNKIIKLSHDNDSTLLTRINELKDKKIIGLGECTHGSQELKTAVIQFSKNLIQNGDCRFVLLEAPVDALLLVDAYIQGIISSPDIEKQIKEIMQMFFTNNSELMGFVDWLKEYNKTSLRKVHLSGMDYKDIISPYFYDYLLNLLDKEKGRYYLLKLYDKEFKDILQYAHEDVYLKTKLGEENFSLFTQYIETCINLGIGSQLPPPDYRDFYMFTYTKQLADHFLKKDEKLIIHAHSAHLSNLERFDSFPYKEIPAGNRLKKYYGDKYYSIGFQVGKGTFTQESAGYFSKLIALPLSKPPYNSFEHLALSTKESYFYYPSKYMDDGIVELLVIPRMARYQRQYQFHSVKNWCDAYVFIQESTPLKNVTTGEFETMFKQFLRIKELIKELKANEEKIRNKE from the coding sequence ATGAAACAGAAATTAGTACGAATAGGTATTAGCGGGATACAGAAACAAAAAGAGAGATTTTGCCTTATATTTCCTGTACTATTATTTATATTTATCTTTCCCGCATCATCTATTGCTCAAACTATCGCAGAAGAATATAATTTCAATTTTAAGGGAGGAGAAGAACAAAAGTGGTCTTGGATAAAGAACCAAACCGGATGCTTTACTTATATTGAATCAATGCAAATAAAGAAAGATGATAATATAGTTTATAAAATATCATATACTCCACCTCCATCAAAAAATAAGAATATGATATTTATTACATCTTGCACTATCATGATACCAGAACAGATAAATGGAGATAGCTGCCAAGTATCTATAAAAAGTAAAACAAGAGAGATAACTAATGCATGGCTTACAGTTACAGCTCTCAACAGTAATGAAGTGGCAGTAGCATCTGAAGACAAAAAGCTGGAACATCCGGAATGGACGGATAATGTACTATCATTAAAATTGACGGACGGGAAATATAAAGCCAAAGCATTACGAATTAATATCTTTTATTTTGGAAATAGTAATCCGGATCAACAAATATGTTTAAGTGACCTGCAAATCAATATTGATGGAAAAGATCTGGGGAAACAATCTATTGAAGATCAAACTGTCATTAACACAAACATTCACAAAAGACTTATCAAAAATAAGATTATAAAATTATCTCATGACAATGATAGTACTCTGCTTACGCGAATAAATGAATTGAAAGATAAAAAAATCATAGGATTAGGAGAATGTACTCATGGTTCGCAAGAATTAAAAACTGCGGTTATTCAATTTTCAAAGAATCTCATTCAAAATGGAGATTGCAGGTTTGTTCTGTTAGAGGCTCCCGTTGATGCCTTACTACTGGTCGATGCATATATACAAGGAATTATATCATCACCCGACATTGAAAAACAAATAAAAGAAATCATGCAGATGTTTTTTACAAACAATAGCGAGCTTATGGGCTTTGTGGATTGGTTAAAGGAGTATAACAAGACATCTCTTCGTAAAGTACACCTATCTGGTATGGATTATAAAGACATCATAAGTCCATATTTTTATGACTACCTATTAAATCTATTGGATAAAGAAAAAGGGCGATACTATTTATTAAAACTATATGATAAAGAATTTAAAGATATATTGCAATATGCTCATGAGGATGTTTATTTAAAAACGAAGTTGGGAGAAGAGAATTTTTCGCTTTTTACCCAATACATAGAAACTTGTATCAATTTGGGTATTGGCTCCCAATTGCCTCCTCCTGATTATAGGGATTTCTATATGTTTACTTATACCAAACAACTTGCTGATCATTTCTTAAAAAAAGATGAGAAGCTAATCATTCACGCTCATAGTGCCCATCTTTCTAACTTGGAACGTTTTGATAGTTTTCCGTATAAAGAAATCCCAGCAGGGAATCGTTTAAAGAAATATTATGGAGATAAGTATTACTCAATTGGTTTTCAAGTTGGAAAAGGAACATTTACTCAGGAATCCGCCGGTTATTTTAGCAAGCTGATAGCATTACCATTATCCAAGCCACCATATAATAGTTTTGAACATTTAGCTCTAAGCACAAAAGAAAGTTATTTCTATTATCCATCCAAATATATGGATGACGGTATTGTTGAGTTATTAGTTATTCCAAGAATGGCACGTTATCAGAGACAATATCAATTTCATTCTGTGAAAAACTGGTGTGATGCCTATGTCTTTATACAAGAGAGCACGCCGCTCAAAAATGTAACGACTGGAGAATTCGAAACAATGTTCAAACAATTTCTTAGAATAAAGGAGTTGATAAAAGAATTGAAAGCAAACGAAGAAAAGATAAGAAATAAAGAGTAA
- a CDS encoding DUF5030 domain-containing protein, translating into MKNRIISLFIYLLPGLIYAQNNADDKYEIMSLTDMLNLFKDSIKTYQQVIMV; encoded by the coding sequence ATGAAAAATAGAATTATATCACTTTTCATATATTTATTGCCTGGTTTGATCTATGCTCAAAATAATGCAGACGACAAATATGAGATTATGTCTCTAACCGACATGTTGAATCTTTTTAAGGACAGTATCAAGACGTACCAGCAGGTTATAATGGTATAA